CACAGTAGCTTTTCCCGGGGTCTTTCGACCCGAACTCGTAAACCGGAGCGCCTCGAGCGTTCCAACTCTTTCGCCGGGGAACCCCGCGCCGAAGAACGCAGACCTGACGATTCACAGGATCAGCCAGACACACCATGGCCGCACGCTGCTGACGCTGGGCCATGCGGCCGAGTATCTGGCAAACTCGCGGCGTTATTCGATTCAGGCCTTCGACAATAAATCTGACGATGAGGCGATTCACATCCTGATGGGTCTGAGCCGGAGTGTGTTTGAGGACTTTGCTCAGCCGAAGACGCTGACTCGCAGGTTGTGGAACTGGTTTGTTGAGCGGACGGTGCGGTTGCTGGATTAGATGGCGATGCTGCTAGGCTGAATAGGTATGGCACTTACGGTGATCTTGAACGGCCAGTCCCGCAGCTTTGACGCGCTTGAAGAAGCTGCCAGCCTTGAACAACTTGTCGTGGAGCTGGGATTGAAGAGCGACCGCGTGGCGATAGAACACAATGGGGAGATTGCTGCTCGCTCGAACTGGGCACAGACGGCGCTGCGCGCAGGGGACCGGCTGGAGGTGGTTCACTTTGTCGGGGGTGGGGTTTGATGGGCCGGTTTGTGCGGTATATCTTTCGCTGTCAGACGTTTTAGAAGAGACTCCCAGCGGTCGCCGTAGTCGTCCCAGCCTCCTAGTAGCTGGACGCGGCGGAGGGCGGCTTCGCTCATCTGCGATTGGAGGCCGGGGTCGTCGGCGAGTTGCTGCATGCGCTGGGTGAGGGCGGCTGCGTCGCGAACTGGGACTACGAAGCCTTCTACGCCGTTGGTGAAGAGGTCTTCGCCGCCGGTGTTGGTGGAGCAAAGAACAGGGCAGCCGCAGGCGAGGGCTTGACCCTGGACCAGCGCCAAACCCTCTTCGATGCTGGGGAGAACCATGACGTGGCTGGTGCTCATGACGGTGGCGAGCTGCTCCTGCGGGAGTGGACCGAGGAACTCGACTTGCTGCTGAGGAAGGCGATCGAGGACGGTCTTCATGTCGGGGTGGATGGACCCGGCGAGGCGCAGGCGCTTTGCGGGATGCCGGAGTTTGGCGAAAGCTTCGAGGAGGTAGGGAACTCCCTTGCGTAGGGTGACGGAGCCGGCGAAGAGGACCTCGAAGCGGTCGTTGGAATCGGGAGGCTCGCCGGTGCGGGTGAAGTTTTCGAGGCGAACGCCGTAGGGGATGACGTGAATCTTTTCAGCTGGCAGGCCCATTTCGATGAAGGAACGGGCGGCGAAGCTTGAGGGGACGGTGATGGCGTCCGAGATAGCGTAGATCTTTTCTTCGCGGAGGATGTCGCGAATGTCGGTGACGGGACGGGTCACATTCCAGCGCTGGTACTCGTCGGAGACGATGGTCTCCTGATAGCGCTGATGGGAGGAGCCCCGGTCGCAGATGAGGCGGCCACCGCGGGACTGGATCTCGCTGCCGGTTTTGAGGCTTGAGCCGGAGATGGCGATGACAGCGTCCGGGGTTGTGTTTGGGGTTGCGGCGGCGCGGGTGCGCCGGAGGGTCCACTCATCGAAGGAGAGTGAGTTTGCATAACTTATTTGATCCATTAGATATGGATGGTGAATGCCAAAGCGTTGCATGAGAATTTCGGGGGTGTGGACCCAAGGGAAGGTCTCGACCAGTTCGCGGGGAAGGCCTTCGCGCTTGAGGCGCGTCCAGGGCCAGGTCGAGTAGATGCGCTGGAGATGGCCTCGGCGGTTAAGCTGGCGGGCTAGTTCAAAGTGATGGAAGACACCGAAGACCGTCTGAACAATTCGCATAGCGCCAGTGGGCGATTGACCTCGGTTCATCGTAACAAAGGTGGTCAGGGGGCGGACTGGACGGCGGGGCGATGATATTTGGCGGTGAGGAAGCGGGTGACGGGTCGCTCGACGAAGAGATAGCAGAGTGGGCCGATGAGAGCGACCGACAGAAAGGCGAGGACTACGTTT
The nucleotide sequence above comes from Tunturibacter empetritectus. Encoded proteins:
- a CDS encoding glycosyltransferase family 4 protein; translated protein: MRIVQTVFGVFHHFELARQLNRRGHLQRIYSTWPWTRLKREGLPRELVETFPWVHTPEILMQRFGIHHPYLMDQISYANSLSFDEWTLRRTRAAATPNTTPDAVIAISGSSLKTGSEIQSRGGRLICDRGSSHQRYQETIVSDEYQRWNVTRPVTDIRDILREEKIYAISDAITVPSSFAARSFIEMGLPAEKIHVIPYGVRLENFTRTGEPPDSNDRFEVLFAGSVTLRKGVPYLLEAFAKLRHPAKRLRLAGSIHPDMKTVLDRLPQQQVEFLGPLPQEQLATVMSTSHVMVLPSIEEGLALVQGQALACGCPVLCSTNTGGEDLFTNGVEGFVVPVRDAAALTQRMQQLADDPGLQSQMSEAALRRVQLLGGWDDYGDRWESLLKRLTAKDIPHKPAHQTPPPTK
- the thiS gene encoding sulfur carrier protein ThiS, coding for MALTVILNGQSRSFDALEEAASLEQLVVELGLKSDRVAIEHNGEIAARSNWAQTALRAGDRLEVVHFVGGGV